In Methanobacterium paludis, the following proteins share a genomic window:
- the glmM gene encoding phosphoglucosamine mutase produces MKRLFGTFGVRRIANKELTPEFASKLAAAYGTIVKGKVAVGGDTRTSTSMIKHAVISGLLSSGCDVIDLGVLPTPTVQFAVRNYYDGGVMITASHNPPKYNGIKFVDSDGIGIPEDMEEKIEGMFFDENPDRVSWNKIGEISENSGIIEEYIENVIDRVDSGAIADAKLKVVVDCGSGAACFTTPYLLRRLGCDVTTMNCQPDGYFPGRNPEPTAENLEELMKVVKATGADLGIAHDGDADRTICIDEKGNFVFGDKTFTLVEKHMLMENRGGTIVTTVATSSAIYDIAKEYGGEVIATKVGDLVVARELKNVNGLFGGEENGGLIFPDFVYGRDAALATAKIVEIIAKEKKPLSKLISELPLYYSEKMKVECPDNRKVEVMNKIAEATQKHEVDTTDGVKIFTEDGWVIIRPSGTEPIFRCFAEAQKHADAKKMAEWGITLVKDHLKS; encoded by the coding sequence ATGAAACGTTTATTTGGAACCTTTGGGGTTAGAAGAATTGCTAATAAAGAATTAACGCCTGAATTCGCATCAAAACTCGCAGCGGCATATGGAACAATTGTAAAGGGTAAAGTGGCTGTTGGGGGAGACACAAGAACATCCACAAGTATGATAAAACATGCAGTAATTTCAGGTCTCCTATCATCTGGTTGTGACGTCATTGATCTGGGAGTTCTACCAACTCCTACAGTTCAGTTTGCTGTTAGAAATTATTATGATGGCGGGGTGATGATAACAGCTTCTCACAATCCTCCAAAATATAATGGAATAAAGTTCGTGGATTCAGATGGGATAGGAATCCCCGAGGATATGGAAGAAAAAATAGAAGGCATGTTTTTTGATGAAAACCCCGATCGTGTGTCATGGAACAAGATAGGGGAAATTTCAGAAAACTCTGGAATCATAGAGGAATATATTGAAAATGTTATAGACCGTGTTGACAGCGGTGCAATTGCGGATGCGAAGTTGAAGGTTGTTGTGGACTGTGGAAGTGGTGCAGCATGCTTTACAACGCCATATCTTTTAAGAAGGCTGGGGTGTGATGTTACCACTATGAACTGTCAGCCCGATGGATATTTCCCAGGAAGAAACCCGGAACCAACGGCAGAAAACCTTGAAGAGCTCATGAAAGTTGTTAAAGCAACAGGAGCAGACCTTGGGATAGCCCACGATGGTGATGCGGACCGTACAATATGTATAGATGAGAAGGGGAACTTCGTTTTTGGTGACAAGACCTTCACTCTGGTTGAAAAACACATGCTGATGGAAAACAGAGGAGGTACCATTGTTACAACGGTTGCAACATCATCTGCAATCTACGACATAGCAAAAGAATACGGTGGTGAAGTTATAGCAACCAAAGTTGGAGATTTGGTTGTTGCAAGGGAACTTAAAAATGTGAATGGCCTCTTCGGCGGTGAAGAAAATGGTGGCTTAATCTTCCCAGACTTTGTCTACGGAAGGGATGCAGCACTTGCAACGGCTAAAATCGTTGAGATAATTGCAAAGGAGAAAAAACCACTTTCAAAACTTATATCTGAACTCCCATTATATTATTCAGAGAAGATGAAGGTAGAATGTCCAGACAACCGCAAAGTTGAGGTCATGAATAAGATCGCAGAGGCAACCCAAAAACATGAAGTTGATACAACTGACGGTGTTAAAATATTCACAGAGGATGGCTGGGTTATAATAAGACCTTCAGGAACAGAGCCAATATTCAGATGTTTTGCAGAGGCCCAAAAACATGCAGACGCTAAAAAAATGGCTGAATGGGGTATAACACTAGTTAAAGACCATTTGAAATCCTGA